A genome region from Deinococcus sp. KNUC1210 includes the following:
- a CDS encoding GNAT family N-acetyltransferase encodes MKLTLELDGTLLDRRQAEWAQHLAHPAENPLSTRASFTDGELLLENALCVYSQDSRFSDGLPYSGFIVTKRPCETVFDLTPEELVATHALLSEVRAQLESTVQPDGYTVGWNVFPAGGAHIPHVHLHVIPRWKTDAAAGVGLRWFLRQVAEALHLRSALPADLPAIHDLILQTGLSDDRAKITATLEGCSYWVAVQQGRVVGCIGLEHGEGASLLRSASVAPTWQGRGIGARLAETALSVARGRGERAVYLFSSHAGAYWQRHGFVQVPVTELSAALPGTPQVQSGECRGWIHSETAWKLDLSG; translated from the coding sequence GTGAAACTGACGCTGGAGCTGGACGGTACGCTGCTGGACAGGCGGCAGGCGGAGTGGGCGCAGCATCTCGCCCATCCTGCCGAGAATCCGCTGTCCACGCGGGCCAGCTTCACGGACGGCGAACTGCTCCTGGAAAACGCTCTGTGCGTGTACTCGCAGGATTCGCGCTTCAGCGACGGCCTGCCGTACTCCGGCTTCATCGTCACCAAACGCCCCTGTGAAACCGTCTTCGATCTGACGCCAGAAGAGCTGGTAGCGACCCATGCGCTGCTGAGCGAAGTTCGGGCGCAGCTGGAGAGCACTGTTCAGCCCGACGGCTATACGGTGGGCTGGAACGTCTTTCCAGCGGGCGGAGCGCACATTCCACACGTTCATCTGCACGTTATTCCGCGCTGGAAGACCGATGCGGCGGCAGGCGTGGGGCTGCGCTGGTTTCTGCGGCAGGTGGCAGAAGCGCTTCACCTTCGCTCCGCCTTACCCGCCGACCTGCCTGCCATCCACGATCTGATCCTGCAAACGGGTCTGAGTGACGACCGGGCGAAGATCACCGCCACGCTGGAGGGCTGCTCGTACTGGGTCGCGGTTCAGCAGGGCCGGGTCGTGGGCTGCATCGGTCTGGAACACGGGGAAGGTGCGAGCCTGCTGCGCTCAGCGAGCGTCGCCCCGACGTGGCAGGGCCGGGGCATTGGCGCTCGGCTCGCTGAAACCGCTCTGAGTGTGGCGCGGGGCAGGGGAGAGCGGGCGGTGTATCTGTTCTCCAGCCATGCCGGGGCGTACTGGCAGCGGCACGGCTTCGTGCAGGTGCCCGTGACCGAGCTGAGCGCCGCGCTGCCGGGGACGCCACAGGTGCAGAGCGGCGAGTGCCGGGGCTGGATTCACAGCGAAACCGCCTGGAAGCTGGACTTATCCGGTTAA
- a CDS encoding DinB family protein — protein sequence MTTLREVLLDALPRLEALSEEQAAHQTAPDVWSAKQVLGHLTDSACNNHVRFVRASLEDGLSLPGYAQNDWVRVGGYQERRWAEVLTLWQAYQLQLAHVIEQLPPSSLNHTLSIGGGDPVTLAFVAADYVRHQLHHLAQIWERTGA from the coding sequence ATGACGACGCTGCGCGAAGTGCTGCTGGACGCGCTGCCCCGGCTGGAGGCGCTGTCGGAGGAGCAGGCGGCTCACCAGACCGCCCCCGATGTCTGGAGCGCCAAGCAGGTGCTGGGCCATCTGACCGATTCGGCGTGTAACAACCACGTCCGCTTTGTGCGTGCCAGCCTGGAAGACGGCCTGAGTCTGCCCGGCTATGCCCAGAACGACTGGGTGCGGGTCGGAGGGTATCAGGAGCGGCGCTGGGCCGAGGTGCTGACTCTGTGGCAGGCGTACCAGCTTCAGCTCGCGCACGTGATCGAGCAGCTGCCGCCGAGCAGCCTGAACCACACGCTCAGCATCGGCGGCGGCGACCCCGTGACGCTGGCGTTCGTGGCCGCCGACTATGTGCGCCATCAGCTTCACCATCTGGCGCAGATCTGGGAGCGCACCGGCGCGTGA
- a CDS encoding GNAT family N-acetyltransferase — protein MSLPGGSILRTATPDDAALLARFRAGMVTGFGVALEDGWEACWTAYFSEALTDGRYWALLAEQDGKAVACAALMFLPVVPVPSDPGGVRAQVQGVYTVPEFRGRGLGEALTREVLREAQRRGLKSATLNAAPLGQGIYARLGFELAAAPEMRLKLDGWAR, from the coding sequence GTGAGTCTTCCAGGCGGCTCCATCCTGCGGACCGCGACGCCTGACGACGCGGCGCTGCTGGCCCGCTTCCGGGCAGGCATGGTCACGGGCTTCGGCGTGGCGCTGGAAGACGGCTGGGAAGCGTGCTGGACAGCGTATTTTTCCGAGGCGCTGACAGACGGACGCTACTGGGCGCTGCTGGCCGAGCAGGACGGAAAGGCGGTGGCCTGCGCCGCCCTGATGTTTCTGCCGGTCGTGCCGGTGCCGAGCGATCCGGGCGGAGTGCGTGCCCAGGTGCAGGGCGTGTATACGGTGCCGGAGTTTCGTGGGCGTGGACTGGGCGAGGCTCTGACCCGCGAGGTGCTGCGCGAGGCTCAGCGGCGCGGGCTGAAGTCGGCCACCCTGAACGCCGCGCCGCTGGGCCAGGGCATCTATGCGCGGCTGGGCTTCGAACTGGCCGCCGCGCCCGAAATGCGCCTGAAGCTGGACGGGTGGGCACGGTGA
- a CDS encoding pyridoxal phosphate-dependent aminotransferase, with product MQLHARRQLAAESIFSRMSRLAASHGAVNLGQGFPAGSPPAFLLEAARSALGTADQYTAPLGSPALRQALADDLAVDADDVVITCGATEALHVLADALYGAGDEVLMFEPVFDVYRPQAALSGAVPVLVPMTLDLSSGSGQWTPDLDALEGLITPRTRALLLNSPHNPTGHVFTRAELERVASLARRHDLWLISDEVYDELYYGDRPLSLRTLAPERTFTVGSAGKRLEATGWRVGWIVTPPGLAPEVAGLHQWATFCAPAPLQAAVAAALPLARQHGLYEQLRQAYGDRMRLLAAGLRELGFAVQEPGGTYFLTALAPGLDPFELVTHGGVAVIPGSAFYAEGAAPSGLIRLAFCKPQDEIERALQRLRTFLKA from the coding sequence ATGCAGCTTCATGCACGCCGTCAGCTTGCCGCCGAGAGCATCTTTTCGCGCATGAGCCGCCTCGCTGCTTCACACGGCGCGGTCAATCTGGGGCAGGGCTTTCCTGCCGGGTCGCCGCCCGCGTTTCTGCTGGAAGCGGCGAGAAGTGCGCTCGGCACTGCCGATCAGTACACCGCGCCGCTCGGCTCACCCGCACTGCGTCAGGCACTGGCCGATGATCTGGCGGTAGATGCCGACGACGTGGTGATCACCTGTGGAGCCACCGAGGCGCTGCACGTTCTGGCCGACGCCCTGTACGGTGCGGGCGACGAGGTGCTGATGTTCGAGCCGGTCTTCGACGTGTACCGCCCGCAGGCAGCGCTGAGCGGCGCGGTCCCGGTGCTGGTGCCGATGACGCTGGACCTGTCCTCTGGAAGCGGGCAGTGGACCCCCGATCTGGACGCGCTCGAAGGGCTCATCACTCCGCGCACCCGCGCCCTGCTGCTGAACAGCCCCCACAACCCCACCGGCCACGTCTTCACCCGCGCCGAACTGGAACGCGTGGCGTCGCTGGCCCGGCGGCACGACCTGTGGCTGATCTCGGACGAGGTCTACGACGAACTGTATTACGGCGACCGGCCCCTTTCGCTGCGAACGCTCGCCCCCGAACGCACCTTCACGGTGGGCAGCGCGGGCAAGCGGCTGGAGGCGACCGGCTGGCGCGTCGGCTGGATCGTGACGCCGCCCGGACTGGCCCCCGAGGTGGCGGGCCTGCACCAGTGGGCCACCTTCTGTGCGCCCGCTCCACTTCAGGCAGCCGTCGCGGCGGCGCTGCCCCTGGCCCGGCAGCACGGCCTGTACGAGCAGCTTCGCCAGGCCTACGGCGACCGGATGCGCCTGCTGGCAGCGGGGCTACGCGAGCTGGGTTTTGCCGTGCAGGAGCCGGGCGGTACGTATTTTCTGACGGCCCTCGCTCCGGGCCTCGATCCGTTCGAACTGGTCACACACGGCGGCGTGGCGGTGATTCCCGGCAGCGCCTTCTACGCCGAGGGGGCGGCTCCGAGTGGCCTGATCCGGCTGGCTTTCTGCAAGCCTCAGGACGAGATCGAGCGGGCGCTCCAGCGGCTCCGGACTTTCCTGAAGGCTTGA
- the argH gene encoding argininosuccinate lyase has product MTSQNEQATTSPDKKLWGGRFAESTAPLVEQYNASVPFDQRLYAQDIRGSLAHVAMLGRVGILQPDEVAQISAGLHDILADIQAGQFEWRLDREDVHMNIEAALRDRIGPIAGKLHTARSRNDQVAVDFRLFVKEAALELADLTRDLRRVMVAEAEKHLTSDGGSAVILPGYTHLQVAQPILLSHWFMAYAAMLERDEGRLRDAAARMDESPLGSSALAGTPWPIDRFDTAAALGFARPTANSLDGVGSRDFALEFLAACAVLMAHLSRLSEETVLYSTFEFGFLTLPDSHTTGSSIMPQKKNPDVSELARGKSGRVFGNLMGLLTVVKGTPLAYNKDLQEDKEGVFDSFDTCAITLRLYAEMLPKSVWNAHTTRAAAARGYSTATDLADLLARQGVPFREAHEVVGGLVGVASRSGRQLWELTDAEMKAAHPLLSAEVAASLTVEASVKGRLSHGGTAPERVQEAVAAAKAALE; this is encoded by the coding sequence ATGACTTCCCAGAACGAGCAGGCCACCACTTCACCCGACAAGAAACTCTGGGGCGGGCGCTTTGCCGAGAGCACCGCGCCGCTGGTCGAGCAGTACAACGCCTCGGTGCCGTTCGATCAGCGCCTGTACGCGCAGGATATTCGCGGATCGCTCGCGCACGTCGCCATGCTGGGGCGGGTCGGCATCCTGCAACCGGACGAGGTGGCCCAGATCAGCGCGGGGCTGCACGACATCCTGGCCGACATTCAGGCCGGACAGTTCGAGTGGCGACTCGACCGCGAAGACGTGCACATGAACATCGAGGCGGCGCTACGTGACCGCATCGGGCCGATAGCGGGCAAGCTGCACACTGCCCGCAGCCGCAACGATCAGGTTGCCGTCGATTTCCGGCTGTTCGTCAAGGAAGCCGCGCTGGAACTGGCCGACCTGACCCGCGACCTGCGCCGGGTGATGGTGGCGGAAGCCGAGAAGCACCTGACCTCGGACGGCGGCTCAGCGGTAATTTTGCCGGGCTACACGCATTTGCAGGTGGCCCAGCCGATTCTGCTGAGTCACTGGTTCATGGCCTACGCTGCCATGCTCGAACGCGACGAGGGACGACTGCGCGACGCCGCCGCCCGCATGGACGAATCGCCGCTGGGCAGCTCGGCGCTGGCAGGCACGCCCTGGCCTATCGACCGCTTTGATACCGCCGCCGCGCTGGGGTTTGCCCGGCCCACCGCCAACAGTCTGGACGGCGTGGGCAGCCGCGATTTCGCGCTGGAATTCCTGGCGGCGTGCGCTGTCCTGATGGCGCACCTGTCGCGGCTGTCGGAAGAGACGGTGCTGTACTCGACCTTCGAATTCGGCTTCCTGACGCTGCCCGACTCGCACACGACCGGCAGCAGCATCATGCCGCAGAAGAAAAACCCGGACGTGTCGGAGCTTGCACGCGGCAAGTCGGGGCGGGTCTTCGGCAACCTGATGGGCCTGCTGACGGTGGTGAAGGGCACGCCGCTGGCCTACAACAAGGACCTTCAGGAAGACAAGGAGGGCGTGTTCGACAGCTTCGATACCTGCGCCATCACGCTGCGGCTGTATGCCGAGATGCTGCCGAAGAGCGTCTGGAATGCCCACACCACGCGGGCGGCGGCAGCACGTGGCTACAGCACCGCCACCGATCTGGCCGATCTGCTGGCCCGGCAGGGCGTGCCCTTTCGCGAGGCGCATGAAGTGGTGGGCGGGCTGGTGGGCGTGGCAAGCCGTTCGGGTCGGCAGCTCTGGGAACTGACCGACGCCGAGATGAAAGCCGCCCACCCGCTGCTGAGTGCAGAAGTCGCCGCCAGCCTGACCGTCGAGGCCAGCGTGAAGGGCCGCCTGAGCCACGGCGGCACCGCGCCGGAACGGGTGCAGGAAGCGGTGGCAGCAGCGAAGGCAGCGCTGGAATGA
- a CDS encoding GNAT family N-acetyltransferase: MKRQEEDAVTPTGYIRRPTVPADAAIIAAQREAMFTDMGVEYREEVAQFTPWVERHLEAGKYVGWLFETGGEVVAGAGLLLLDWPPHFVDPQPLRSYLLNVYVHPDHRGQGLARQLTETAIAETRQRGIRILSLHASEFGRPLYEKLGFTSTNEMRLMLENP, translated from the coding sequence GTGAAAAGACAGGAAGAAGACGCCGTGACACCGACCGGGTATATCCGGCGGCCGACCGTGCCTGCCGACGCCGCCATCATCGCGGCTCAGCGCGAGGCGATGTTCACCGATATGGGCGTGGAGTACCGCGAGGAGGTGGCGCAGTTCACTCCCTGGGTCGAGCGGCATCTGGAGGCCGGAAAGTATGTAGGCTGGCTGTTCGAGACGGGCGGTGAGGTGGTGGCGGGCGCGGGCCTGCTGCTGCTCGACTGGCCGCCGCACTTTGTCGATCCGCAGCCGCTCAGAAGTTACCTGCTGAATGTCTATGTACACCCGGACCACCGGGGGCAGGGACTGGCGCGGCAGCTGACCGAGACCGCTATCGCGGAAACCCGGCAACGCGGTATCCGCATCCTGAGCCTGCATGCCAGCGAATTCGGGCGACCGCTGTACGAGAAGCTGGGATTTACGTCCACCAACGAGATGCGCCTGATGCTGGAGAACCCGTGA
- a CDS encoding argininosuccinate synthase, with translation MTQLNDATPTTASKPKIVLAYSGGLDTSIILKWLQTERNYDVVCFTADLGQGDEVEEARVKALNTGAVAAYALDLKEEFVRDYVFPMFRAAPHYEGYYLLGTSIARPLIAKKLVEIAAKEGAVAVSHGATGKGNDQVRFEMSALALEPEIVTVAPWREWEFQGRADLEAFAHEHGIPVPTTKKDPWSTDANLLHISYEGGILEDPWTEPPAHMFKLTRSAEDAPSEAEYLEIGFEAGNPVSINGEALSPAALLAKANEVAGLHGVGRLDMVENRFVGMKSRGVYETPGGTILQLARRAVESLTLDREVVHQRDQLSPKYAELVYNGFWFAPEREALQVYFDHIASSVTGTARLKLYKGAAQVVGRKAPKSLYDKDLVSFEAGGDYNQHDAGAFIKLNALRLRVKARSDAKAQAQSQQPQEV, from the coding sequence ATGACCCAACTCAATGACGCTACCCCGACCACTGCCAGCAAGCCGAAAATCGTCCTCGCTTACTCGGGCGGCCTCGACACCAGCATCATCCTGAAGTGGCTTCAGACCGAGCGCAACTACGACGTGGTGTGCTTTACCGCCGATCTGGGGCAGGGTGACGAGGTAGAAGAGGCCCGCGTGAAGGCGCTGAATACCGGCGCAGTGGCCGCCTACGCCCTCGACCTGAAAGAAGAGTTCGTGCGCGACTACGTGTTCCCGATGTTCCGCGCCGCGCCGCACTACGAGGGCTATTACCTGCTGGGCACCAGCATCGCCCGCCCGCTCATCGCCAAGAAACTGGTGGAAATCGCCGCCAAAGAGGGCGCGGTGGCGGTGTCGCACGGCGCGACCGGCAAGGGCAACGATCAGGTGCGCTTCGAGATGAGTGCGCTGGCGCTGGAACCCGAGATCGTGACGGTGGCTCCCTGGCGCGAGTGGGAGTTTCAGGGCCGCGCCGACCTGGAAGCGTTTGCCCACGAGCACGGCATTCCCGTGCCCACCACCAAGAAAGACCCCTGGAGCACCGACGCCAACCTGCTGCACATCTCGTATGAGGGCGGCATTCTGGAAGACCCCTGGACCGAGCCGCCCGCCCACATGTTCAAGCTGACCAGGAGTGCCGAAGACGCGCCCAGCGAGGCAGAGTATCTGGAGATCGGGTTCGAGGCGGGCAACCCCGTTTCGATCAACGGCGAGGCGCTCTCGCCCGCCGCGCTGCTGGCGAAGGCCAACGAGGTCGCGGGGCTGCACGGTGTGGGTCGCCTGGACATGGTGGAAAACCGTTTCGTGGGCATGAAGTCTCGCGGCGTGTACGAGACGCCCGGCGGCACCATCCTTCAGCTGGCCCGCCGCGCCGTCGAAAGCCTGACGCTCGACCGCGAGGTGGTGCACCAGCGCGACCAGCTCTCGCCCAAGTACGCCGAACTGGTGTACAACGGCTTCTGGTTTGCCCCCGAGCGCGAGGCGCTTCAGGTGTATTTCGACCATATTGCCAGCAGCGTGACCGGCACCGCCCGCCTGAAGCTGTACAAAGGCGCGGCGCAGGTGGTCGGACGCAAAGCCCCCAAGAGTCTGTACGACAAGGATCTGGTGAGCTTCGAGGCGGGCGGCGATTACAACCAGCACGACGCCGGAGCCTTCATCAAGCTGAATGCCCTGCGGCTGCGCGTCAAGGCACGCTCGGATGCCAAGGCGCAGGCGCAATCCCAGCAGCCTCAAGAGGTCTGA